A region of the Alphaproteobacteria bacterium genome:
GGCACGCCGGTGGTATTCCTGCATGGCGGGCCGGGCGCTGGCACGCAAAGCGTGCATCGCCGTTTCTTTGACCCCAAGCACTGGCACATCATTCTGTTCGACCAGCGCGGTTCGGGTAAATCCACCCCGCATGGCGAAATGGCGGAAAATACAACGCAGCATCTGATTGATGATATGGAAAAGCTGCGTATGCACCTTGGCCTTGAACGCTGGCATGTGTTTGGGGGTTCATGGGGCAGCACGCTTGCATTGGCTTATGCCCAAACGCATCCGCAGCGTGTGCTGGGTTTAATCCTGCGCGGCATTTGCTTGCTCGAACAATGGGAAATCAACTGGTTCCTTTATGGCCTTGCCACCGTATTCCCCGATGCGTGGGAAGCCTTCGCAAGTCTGGTGCCCGAAGCCGAACGCGGCAATCTGCTGGATGCGTATCTGAAATTGATGGATGACCCAAATCCGAATATCCGCGTGCGGGCCTATGCGGCGTGGAGCCAATATGAAAGCGCCTGCTCCACCCTCCTCCCCAACCCGGATGTTCAATCAAATCCTGATGATGGTAAACGCGCCGCATCCATCTCGCGGCTTGAAGCGCATTATTTCAAAAACAACTTGTTCAAACCCGAAACGCAGTTGATCGATAACATCGCGCGCATCCGCCATATCCCCGGTGTCATCGTGCATGGGCGATATGACATGGTGTGCCCGGTTGCCAATGCATTCAAATTGCATAAAGCATGGCCGGAAGCGGATTTCATCGTCGTTCCTAATGCTGGCCACGCCGCACTCGAACCCGGTATCCGCAGCGCACTTATTGAAGCGACAGATAGGTTTAAGGATATTGTGGGGTAGATCTTACCTCCCCCATACCCCGCATACTTATAACTAGACTATAGTATCAACATTTGCTACGTTCACTTTATGTTCTTATAGGATGAGTGATGGCTGATAAAAGTACCATTGAGTGGACCAATAGCACTTGGAACCCCGTTACAGGTTGCACGAAAATTAGTTTGGGCTGTGATTTTTGTTATGCAGAAAGATTTTCCGAGCGTTTTCGTGGAGTCAAAGGTCATCCATTTGAAAATGGTTTTGATTTAAAAATCAGGCCTGAAAGATTAACTCAACCTCTCGCATGGAAAAAGCCTCGTTTGGTTTTTGTAAATTCCATGAGTGATCTTTTTCATAAAGAAATTCCCATCGAACATATAGATAGCGTCTTTGATACTATGGAAAAGGCCGATTGGCATGTTTTTCAAGTACTCACAAAGCGCAGCTCTTTGATGAAGAAATACATAAACAATCGTTATAAAAAAGGGAAAGCACCTGAGCATATTTGGTTAGGTGTTTCTGTAGAAAATAGTACCAAACTTTCACGCATAACACATCTACAAGAAACCAATGCTTCAATTAGATTCTTATCTGTAGAACCACTTATTGGCCCTCCTGGTGATTTACAATTATCCGGTATTCATTGGGTTATTGCAGGCGGTGAAAGCGGCCCAAATGCACGACCAATGGAGCCAGAATGGGCAATATCTGTAAAAAACCAATGTGTAAAACAAAAAGTACCCTTCTTCTTCAAGCAATGGGGGGGATATAGACCAAAGTCTGGAGGCAGACTTCTGCAAGGTAAATTATGGAGTCAGTTCCCTGCCCTTTCGAAAACAGCCTCTAATCCAGCAGTTCTTTATTTAGAGGCAGCCGAATAATGTGTGCACAAAATTCAGCACAAAACTTTTTATATGAGGGACGCGAACAAACTCTCGCAAAACACATTCTGTTTGGTGATTACATTAAGACACTTGCCTACCATATTTTGTACAGCAGAGACGAATTAGTATATGTGGATGGTTTTTCTGGGCCATGGGAATCGAAAGATGGGAATTATTCTGACACTTCTTTTTCTATTGCATTAAAAAAGCTATCTGAAGTCCGACAACATGCCGAAACAACCTATAAAAGAAAAAAAATTATTCGCTGCCTGTTTATTGAAGAAAATCGCTCACGATGCGAGCAATTAAAAACGTATATTCAATCCAATCAACTAGAGGGCATTCATACCGAAGTTCTTAATGGTGACTTTGAAAACCTTATATCTGATATAAAAAAATACGTGGGCAATAGCTTTGCTTTTATATTTATCGATCCCACAGGATGGACAGGCTATTCCTATGATAAAATTAAACCTCTCTTTCAACAAAAAGGAGAGTTTTTAATTAATTTTATGTTCAACGACATCAAACGATTTGTTGGCGATGAACGAGAAAAAATTAAAGCAAGTTTTGAAAAACTTTTTGGTGGCGGCGCGTGGGAAAGTGAATTAAGCGACCTTGAGAACGCAGGGATTACCCACGAAGCAGCCGTTGTTGAATTATATTGCCAGCGATTAAGAAGAATATCATCAAAATTAGATTGGCTTGTTACATACTCGCCTATACTACACAGAACGATGGATCGTTCTTGGTTCTATCTTATTTATGCAACAACACATTTAAAAGGTTTGCAGCAATTTCATAAAATTCGGGAGAAATCATTAGAACAATACGATGAGGTTAGGAAGGTAGCCGCCTATAAGCAAAAGACTGAGAAAACGGGAATGAGCGATTTGTTTGGCCCTGCTGAAATCCCTGAGGCTACACCTCTAGAAGAATTACATTCTTATTCAGAAAAAATTGGTCCTGAACGAATTGTATTTTTTTTGCAATCCAAAAACGAGGTAAAATATTCTGCACTTGCTAAAGACATTCTTCAACTTCCTGCTGTCACAGATAAAATATTACATGCATGGCTTAAAAAAATGGCGCAGAACAATCTAATCACCTTGAATCGATTAATGCCCAGAGGTGGAATTAATGAAAATACGCTCATCAAACTCAAGCCCCAGTAATTGCTTCGTATGAACAACTTCGAAAAATCCTAAAAACCAAATTTCAATTTGCATTTTGAAAACATCGCAAATGCTGCTGCGTTTTTGTCTATAAAAAATTTGCTAAATCACTGTGTTCAACCGCGACTTGTGTTTCACGTGAAACATTTTTGATAAACGCTTGTTTCACAACCGTATTTTTAAAAGTGCTATTTCACAGCCAATTTGGCCATAAAAAAAACGCCGCACATGCATGCGGCGTTTTTAATTAGCTATTCAGAAACCGCTTATTGAACCAGTACGATTTCTGCGCGGCGGTTCTTGGCTTCACGAACATTGTTTGCCGTTGGAACCATCAGCTCGCTTTCGCCAGCGCCACGTGTGGTGATTTCATCACGTGGAATGCCAAGGCTAACCATGTAACCTTGAACCATCGCGGCGCGGCGGTCTGACAAACGCTTGTTATAGCGGGTGCTGCCACGGGTATCGGTGTGACCGGTTACTTGAACGCGGGCTACACCGCCACGGCGGAATGCATCGGCTGCGCGTTGGATGGTTTCTTTGGCTTCGGCGGTAAGGTAGGTTTTGTCGAAATCAAAGAACACAATATAAGTTTCTGGAACAACCGGTGGTGCGGGCGGAACCTGCTGCATCATCATCGGCTGTGGTTGTTGCACCATCATCATTTGCTGGGCTGGCACAACGGTTACAGCGCGTGGCTGGGTGTGCATCGCAACGGGGGTTGGCACTTCGCGTTCGATACCAAACACATAGCGCAAACCGATCAAGAAGGTGTGGTTGCGGTATTCAGCTTCGCTGGTGGTGAAACCGCCAACAGCAGTCTTATATTCGGGATCGATGGTTGCGAAGTAACGATAGTCTGCGGTTACGTCCCAGCGTTCGCTAAGTTCGTATGACAAACCGGCAATACCTTGGTAGGCAAACTGGAATGGCTGGTTGTTAAAAAGGTTACCGCCAAATACGCGGCCTGCATCATTCGCACCAATCAGCGCGCCCCCGATACCCGCACCCAAATATGGGGTTACGCCGGATTGGGTCTGGAAGTCATAGAACAAGTTGCCCATGAAGGCGACGCTGTCAAAGTTACCGGTGGAAGTACCTGCGCCAGTGCCCGTTACCTTATCAACGCTGTTGCGGCGGTAAGCGATTTCGAATTCAGGGCGAAACTGGTTTTCAAAACCGAAACCCACCGAACCATCAAGGATAAAACCTGGGTCTGATTCAATGCGGTTGGTGGTTGCGCCAATCTTCGCATCATTATCTTGAAGGAAGTTCACACCAGCACCCGCGCCGATATACCAGCCTTGCTTTGGATAAGCTTGTGCTGAACCCGGGATGAAAAGCGCAGCGACCAACGCTGCTGCTGCAAGTTTGCCGATCACATTATTCGTCTTCATGTGTTTTCCTCGATATGGTTTGAAATGCATCTCATGGGTTAGCATTTTTAATCATTTGGCCATAGGCAAAAATCAAATTACCAATATTAATCAACGAGTCAGGCTGGTTTTGTTGCAATTATGCAACTATTCTTTTTAACACTTTTTGTTGTATTGTTACGACTTCACCAGATGGCTGGATGGTCGCCTTTTTCGCAAGATTGGGGAGGAAAGTCCGGGCTCCATAAGATTATGGTGCTGGCTAACAGCCAGCGGGGGTGACCTCAGGGAAAGTGCAACAGAAAGATACCGCCAACAGCTTCTAAGACGGGGGGTTGGTAAGGGTGAAATGGTGCGGTAAGAGCGCACCGCGTTTTTAGTGATAAAAACGGCATGGCAAACCCCACCAGGAGCAAGACCAAATAGGGATGGTTGGCTGATCTTACCATTAACCATCCGGGTAGGTTGCATGACATGTGAAGTAATTCACATGCTAGATGAATGACCGTCTTAACACTGTTAAAGGTGCGATGACAAAACCCGGCTTACAGGCCATCTGGTGAATTTTAATCATTATGAATCCTATACTTTCAGTATCCCGTGATATATTTGGAAATCGATTTAAGATTTTTTAAGCGGAATTTTTGATGAGTACGACTCCCTCTGGCACTCCTTCTGGAACTGCGTCAGCAACGCCAACTGCAACGCCAACTGCAACGCCAACTGCAACACCAACTGCAACACCAACTGCAACACCTTCTGCAACGCCAACTGCAACACCTTCTGCGACGCCAACTGCAACACCTTCTGCAACGCCAACTGCAACACCTTCTGCGACGCCATCTGCAACACCTTCTGCAACGCCAACTGCAACACCTTCTGCGACGCCAACTGCAACACCAACGGGCGCTGCATCGGGCACACCTTCAGCTACTCCTTCAACTGGACCCAGCGTTGTAATTGCACCGGCTGATCCCGCAGATGAACTCATACGAATTGCAAATGAGCGCGTAACCATCGCCAAACAAGCAGAAGCAAATAATTTAAGAACGCTCGCTTCACATCGTTTGCGTCTACCTGCGCTTGAGCAGGAAAAGGCGTTAGCCGATACAGCTTTTGATGAAAAAGAAAGAAGCACCACGCAAAAACGTCGGGAAAGCAGCGCTGCGTACACAGCAGCGCAAGCCCAAGATGCTCTTGCGGTTACAGCAGAGCGCGAGCGCGATGATGCGCAGGCAGAACTGAGCAGAGCAATTGCTGCCTTAGCAAGCACAACAGGAACACAAGCCGATGTCGATGCAGCATCTTTGGCCGCTGCGGGTAAATTGCGAACTGCAACAGATATACGCGCGGAGGCTGCGCGTCTTGCAGCGCTTGCGCATCAGGCAAAAGCAGCCTATGAAGCTGAGCGCGCGCTGCGCGATAGAGCCCGTGACACTAAAGTGGAGGCAGAGCGCAAGCTCGCGGAACTGCATCAACATATCACTGACGGCGAAC
Encoded here:
- the pip gene encoding prolyl aminopeptidase, whose amino-acid sequence is MKRRELFPPIEPYQTGRLKVSELHDLYWETSGNPKGTPVVFLHGGPGAGTQSVHRRFFDPKHWHIILFDQRGSGKSTPHGEMAENTTQHLIDDMEKLRMHLGLERWHVFGGSWGSTLALAYAQTHPQRVLGLILRGICLLEQWEINWFLYGLATVFPDAWEAFASLVPEAERGNLLDAYLKLMDDPNPNIRVRAYAAWSQYESACSTLLPNPDVQSNPDDGKRAASISRLEAHYFKNNLFKPETQLIDNIARIRHIPGVIVHGRYDMVCPVANAFKLHKAWPEADFIVVPNAGHAALEPGIRSALIEATDRFKDIVG
- a CDS encoding phage Gp37/Gp68 family protein, whose amino-acid sequence is MADKSTIEWTNSTWNPVTGCTKISLGCDFCYAERFSERFRGVKGHPFENGFDLKIRPERLTQPLAWKKPRLVFVNSMSDLFHKEIPIEHIDSVFDTMEKADWHVFQVLTKRSSLMKKYINNRYKKGKAPEHIWLGVSVENSTKLSRITHLQETNASIRFLSVEPLIGPPGDLQLSGIHWVIAGGESGPNARPMEPEWAISVKNQCVKQKVPFFFKQWGGYRPKSGGRLLQGKLWSQFPALSKTASNPAVLYLEAAE
- the tcmP gene encoding three-Cys-motif partner protein TcmP codes for the protein MCAQNSAQNFLYEGREQTLAKHILFGDYIKTLAYHILYSRDELVYVDGFSGPWESKDGNYSDTSFSIALKKLSEVRQHAETTYKRKKIIRCLFIEENRSRCEQLKTYIQSNQLEGIHTEVLNGDFENLISDIKKYVGNSFAFIFIDPTGWTGYSYDKIKPLFQQKGEFLINFMFNDIKRFVGDEREKIKASFEKLFGGGAWESELSDLENAGITHEAAVVELYCQRLRRISSKLDWLVTYSPILHRTMDRSWFYLIYATTHLKGLQQFHKIREKSLEQYDEVRKVAAYKQKTEKTGMSDLFGPAEIPEATPLEELHSYSEKIGPERIVFFLQSKNEVKYSALAKDILQLPAVTDKILHAWLKKMAQNNLITLNRLMPRGGINENTLIKLKPQ
- a CDS encoding OmpA family protein, encoding MKTNNVIGKLAAAALVAALFIPGSAQAYPKQGWYIGAGAGVNFLQDNDAKIGATTNRIESDPGFILDGSVGFGFENQFRPEFEIAYRRNSVDKVTGTGAGTSTGNFDSVAFMGNLFYDFQTQSGVTPYLGAGIGGALIGANDAGRVFGGNLFNNQPFQFAYQGIAGLSYELSERWDVTADYRYFATIDPEYKTAVGGFTTSEAEYRNHTFLIGLRYVFGIEREVPTPVAMHTQPRAVTVVPAQQMMMVQQPQPMMMQQVPPAPPVVPETYIVFFDFDKTYLTAEAKETIQRAADAFRRGGVARVQVTGHTDTRGSTRYNKRLSDRRAAMVQGYMVSLGIPRDEITTRGAGESELMVPTANNVREAKNRRAEIVLVQ